From a single Deltaproteobacteria bacterium genomic region:
- a CDS encoding amidohydrolase, with translation MTQEKLDILIHSGALITMSENMDVIEDPFIGIRDGRILFVRNPEQASASWSAETTIDATGQVIMPGLVNTHTHLPMICFRGYADDLPLMEWLNEHIFPAEAKFVNPEMVYQGSLLAMAEMILSGTTTFCDAYFFEDRVARAALDSGMRAVVSQGFLDFPTVDNPEPARNPDIAESFVKTWRGVSDRITPALFCHSPYTCSPETLKKIKNIARREDVLYLTHLSETIAEVEEIKNRYGKTPVHHLEAIDVLDEGTVSVHCVWIHNSEVEILARHGVKVSHTPESNMKLATGTAPVPEMLRHGITVGLGTDGCASNNDLDLFLEMGTAAKIHKLESLDPTTMDARTTVRMATLGSARVLGLDDRIGSIEPGKRADIVLVDFRKPHLTPVYDYYSHIVYAASGSDVSTVVIDGKVVMRDRMIMTIDVADAMKKVREIAGRIAGAGNIRNV, from the coding sequence ATGACGCAGGAAAAACTCGACATTCTCATTCACAGTGGCGCGCTTATCACCATGTCCGAGAACATGGATGTTATCGAGGATCCTTTCATTGGGATCCGTGACGGACGTATCCTTTTCGTCAGGAATCCGGAACAGGCGTCCGCGTCATGGAGTGCCGAAACGACCATCGATGCGACGGGACAGGTCATCATGCCGGGCCTTGTCAATACGCACACGCACCTTCCCATGATCTGCTTCAGGGGGTACGCGGACGATCTGCCCCTCATGGAATGGCTCAACGAGCACATCTTTCCCGCGGAAGCGAAATTCGTGAACCCCGAGATGGTGTACCAAGGATCGCTGCTGGCAATGGCTGAAATGATACTCTCGGGAACCACGACATTCTGCGACGCCTATTTTTTTGAGGACCGCGTCGCCCGGGCCGCCCTGGACAGCGGTATGAGAGCCGTCGTCAGCCAGGGGTTCCTCGATTTCCCAACCGTGGACAACCCTGAGCCCGCGAGAAATCCCGACATTGCGGAATCGTTTGTTAAAACATGGCGGGGGGTATCGGACCGCATCACGCCCGCGCTCTTCTGTCACTCGCCGTATACCTGTTCACCGGAAACCTTGAAGAAGATCAAGAACATCGCCCGCAGGGAAGATGTCCTCTACCTGACCCACCTTTCAGAAACCATAGCCGAGGTTGAAGAGATCAAGAATCGCTACGGGAAAACACCGGTCCATCATCTTGAAGCGATCGACGTCCTCGATGAAGGGACCGTCTCCGTTCATTGTGTCTGGATACACAACAGCGAGGTTGAGATCCTCGCCCGGCACGGCGTCAAGGTATCACACACGCCGGAGAGCAACATGAAACTGGCGACGGGCACCGCTCCCGTGCCGGAAATGCTCCGGCATGGTATCACCGTTGGGCTGGGAACAGACGGGTGCGCCAGTAACAATGACCTCGACCTCTTCCTGGAAATGGGAACGGCGGCGAAAATCCACAAGCTCGAATCCCTTGATCCGACGACCATGGACGCCCGGACGACGGTGCGGATGGCAACGCTCGGCAGCGCCCGTGTCCTCGGCCTCGACGACCGCATCGGTTCGATAGAACCCGGCAAGCGCGCCGACATCGTCCTGGTCGACTTCCGAAAACCCCACCTGACACCCGTTTATGACTATTATTCACACATCGTGTATGCCGCATCCGGCTCCGATGTAAGCACTGTGGTCATAGACGGGAAAGTTGTCATGCGGGACCGCATGATAATGACGATCGACGTAGCTGACGCCATGAAAAAAGTCCGTGAGATCGCCGGCAGGATCGCCGGTGCCGGCAATATCCGAAACGTTTGA
- a CDS encoding antibiotic biosynthesis monooxygenase: MVVVVAVMKAKSGKEGEMEKALNGFMPAVEKEEGTLSYILHRSKNDAGKFLVYEKYRDGDALAYHGSTKEFQELFLAVAPLLDGDPSIEIFEEIAAKGAR; the protein is encoded by the coding sequence ATGGTCGTTGTCGTGGCTGTCATGAAGGCAAAATCGGGAAAAGAAGGTGAAATGGAAAAAGCGTTGAACGGGTTCATGCCTGCCGTTGAAAAGGAAGAGGGGACCCTGTCATACATTCTTCACCGTTCCAAGAACGATGCGGGGAAATTCCTTGTCTATGAAAAATACCGTGACGGTGACGCCCTGGCATACCATGGGTCGACAAAGGAATTTCAGGAGCTTTTTCTTGCCGTCGCGCCGCTCCTCGATGGGGATCCGTCCATAGAGATATTTGAGGAGATCGCCGCGAAGGGGGCACGGTAA
- a CDS encoding HXXEE domain-containing protein, whose protein sequence is MTDQIQWLFPIALTFHNLEEWIWLPGWSRKAGKFHGAVGEFEFRFAVTVLTVAAYVITALSISDHEGSVSDYLFAGYCAAMLINVIMPHLVATLVMRSYAPGLITGALFIAPVTICLLWRLLSTGTVTAVPLIIWSGGFIVMIVGIIPVLFALGRKLRSMGGGKYSISRMVLFLLCIYLAFFLFSWGFGGIDYERLRQGRAPLFAVKTAQYKDGGSIRYSGLFYTLVEWDQLPGGIRGVELTYVGGLLCPLIGSLRADRSDTVKVDG, encoded by the coding sequence ATGACCGATCAGATTCAGTGGCTGTTTCCAATTGCGCTGACGTTCCATAATCTTGAAGAGTGGATATGGCTGCCCGGATGGTCTCGAAAAGCGGGGAAATTCCATGGAGCGGTGGGAGAGTTTGAATTCAGGTTCGCTGTTACCGTTTTGACCGTGGCGGCATATGTGATTACCGCATTGAGCATCTCAGATCACGAAGGGAGTGTCAGCGACTATCTCTTCGCCGGATACTGTGCGGCGATGCTGATAAACGTCATCATGCCGCATCTCGTCGCGACGCTGGTGATGCGCAGCTACGCGCCGGGCCTTATCACGGGGGCACTTTTCATCGCGCCGGTGACGATCTGCCTTCTATGGCGTCTCCTGTCCACCGGGACCGTCACGGCCGTTCCTCTCATCATCTGGTCCGGTGGTTTTATCGTCATGATCGTTGGAATTATCCCCGTTCTCTTCGCCCTGGGGCGAAAGCTGCGATCGATGGGCGGTGGAAAATATTCAATATCCAGAATGGTCCTTTTTCTGCTCTGCATTTACCTGGCGTTCTTTCTGTTTTCATGGGGATTCGGCGGCATTGATTATGAACGGCTGCGGCAGGGGCGGGCCCCGCTGTTCGCCGTGAAGACCGCGCAGTACAAGGACGGAGGGTCCATCCGCTACAGCGGCCTGTTCTATACACTGGTCGAATGGGATCAGTTGCCGGGGGGGATCCGGGGGGTTGAGCTCACCTATGTCGGCGGCTTGCTCTGCCCCCTGATAGGCTCGCTGCGGGCCGACAGATCGGACACGGTGAAGGTCGATGGATGA
- a CDS encoding amidohydrolase: protein MQDVDIIISGGTVLTMDGTEPPIHDGYIAIRGDEIIAVGDRNTMSPLYRGKRTLEAANHLVMPGLVNCHTHAAMTCFRGIADDKELMDWLNNYIFPAESRNVDPELVYWGSLLACAEMIRSGTTTFCDMYLFEEETAQAAHRAGMRCLLGEVLFDFPSPNIKTPEEGLAYTERLIDKWHDDPLVSIVVEPHSLYTCSPELLKAAKALANRYGVPYATHFLENRGEFDQLKAKLGRRASLYLKDIGCLDERFFAFHCVYMDAKDIDIFAEHGCKVVHNPESNMKLASGTPLLSVMQERGLTVGLGTDGCASNNNLDMLQEMDTAAKLEKVVRFNPTAMAAMTVARMATTDGARVLGLENVTGRLKPGMKADIIMIDLDRPHLTPVYDEYSTLVYAANGSDVTTVIINGRPVMEDRTLLTIDEKEVMDRVENISRRIKKNMGFDT, encoded by the coding sequence ATGCAGGATGTTGACATTATCATCTCCGGCGGCACGGTGCTCACCATGGATGGTACCGAACCGCCGATCCATGACGGATACATCGCGATCAGGGGGGATGAGATAATCGCCGTCGGTGACAGGAATACCATGTCTCCGCTCTATCGGGGGAAACGAACCCTTGAAGCAGCGAATCACCTGGTCATGCCGGGCCTCGTCAATTGCCATACCCATGCCGCCATGACCTGTTTCAGGGGCATTGCCGACGATAAGGAGCTCATGGACTGGCTGAACAATTACATATTCCCGGCTGAATCGCGGAACGTCGATCCCGAGCTTGTCTACTGGGGCAGCCTCCTGGCCTGCGCTGAGATGATACGATCGGGAACAACCACGTTCTGCGACATGTATCTCTTTGAAGAAGAAACGGCACAGGCTGCCCATCGCGCCGGTATGCGGTGTCTCCTGGGGGAGGTGCTCTTCGATTTTCCGTCTCCCAATATCAAGACACCCGAAGAAGGCCTCGCATACACGGAACGGCTCATCGATAAATGGCATGACGATCCGCTGGTTTCCATCGTGGTCGAGCCACATTCCCTGTACACCTGCTCACCGGAGCTTCTCAAGGCCGCCAAGGCACTCGCCAACCGTTATGGCGTCCCCTATGCGACCCATTTTCTGGAAAACCGGGGAGAGTTCGACCAATTGAAGGCAAAGCTCGGCAGGCGCGCCTCCCTGTATCTGAAAGATATCGGCTGTCTCGACGAGCGGTTCTTTGCCTTTCACTGTGTGTACATGGATGCCAAGGACATAGATATCTTCGCCGAGCATGGCTGCAAGGTGGTCCACAACCCGGAGAGCAATATGAAACTGGCATCGGGAACACCGCTCCTTTCGGTCATGCAGGAACGAGGACTGACCGTCGGCCTCGGAACAGACGGCTGCGCCAGCAACAACAATCTGGATATGCTGCAGGAAATGGATACGGCGGCGAAACTTGAAAAGGTAGTGCGTTTCAATCCGACGGCCATGGCCGCAATGACCGTCGCGCGCATGGCCACAACCGACGGCGCCAGGGTGCTCGGCCTTGAAAACGTTACGGGACGATTGAAGCCCGGCATGAAGGCCGACATTATCATGATCGACCTCGACAGGCCGCACTTGACCCCCGTTTATGATGAATATTCAACACTGGTGTATGCGGCGAACGGTTCCGACGTGACGACGGTGATCATCAACGGGAGACCGGTCATGGAAGACCGGACGCTCCTGACGATCGACGAAAAGGAAGTAATGGACCGTGTCGAAAACATTTCCCGGCGTATCAAGAAGAACATGGGGTTTGACACATGA
- a CDS encoding alpha/beta fold hydrolase yields MSGPGTGITYRSGGNTIRAALFGKERKDHCPAVVICHGAFEFKERYFELAAYLSERGITTLVPDMNGHGESDGERYHVNIRRWISDIRGALDFLIDETGIDPHGISAFGLSTGGTAVLEAALVEPRLRSLVVFAATVRNVMTPLDMLLYAALLPFAAAKKAVTGRPVQLPLRDLVGKRKIAWDSEAHRSIIEDPRFQAAFVPVPGAYQASVVNTIDRVHSISVPTLVLHGENDEVDPSDSSRRLFERLTCEKKMIILPETGHAGCIDRHREAVFRYTADWIRGHSR; encoded by the coding sequence ATGAGCGGGCCGGGAACTGGTATCACATACCGTTCCGGTGGAAATACGATCCGGGCGGCCCTGTTCGGAAAGGAACGGAAAGACCACTGTCCGGCGGTGGTCATCTGTCACGGCGCCTTTGAGTTCAAGGAGCGCTATTTCGAGCTGGCCGCGTATCTTTCAGAACGGGGAATAACGACTCTCGTCCCCGACATGAACGGACATGGTGAGAGTGACGGCGAGCGGTATCATGTGAACATCCGCCGCTGGATATCGGACATCCGCGGTGCCCTTGACTTTCTCATTGATGAAACAGGTATCGATCCTCACGGGATCTCGGCATTCGGACTTTCAACGGGCGGAACGGCCGTCCTGGAAGCCGCCCTTGTGGAGCCGAGGCTCAGAAGCCTTGTCGTGTTCGCCGCAACCGTAAGGAACGTGATGACCCCTCTTGATATGCTCCTCTATGCGGCATTGCTTCCCTTTGCGGCTGCAAAAAAGGCGGTGACCGGCCGGCCTGTTCAATTGCCACTTCGTGACCTCGTGGGAAAGCGAAAAATAGCCTGGGATAGTGAAGCGCACCGTTCCATCATCGAGGACCCGCGTTTCCAGGCTGCCTTTGTTCCCGTACCGGGAGCGTACCAGGCATCAGTGGTGAACACTATTGACCGGGTACATTCCATCAGCGTTCCGACCCTTGTCCTCCATGGAGAGAATGATGAAGTCGACCCTTCAGATTCATCGCGTCGCCTCTTTGAACGGCTGACCTGTGAAAAGAAGATGATCATTCTTCCCGAGACCGGACACGCGGGGTGCATCGACCGGCATCGGGAGGCTGTATTCCGCTACACCGCCGACTGGATCAGGGGGCACTCCCGCTGA
- a CDS encoding alpha/beta hydrolase encodes MMKQGILNDEFFVWRHDLKKELRERSSVVKTARGRIEFALSGYAGPWLAGLHGAPGGYDQIFALYPDMLDKGFRVLSWSRPGYLRTPLKVGETFEEQADALAALMDSIGIDRAALLAYSAGGPVGLHFALRHPDRIWALIMECAVSKRYVIDPGNVEEKLLYSRLMFNDPINWLMNLFARHEPEITFRSMIDMESTLSEDKVKAVLSRIMQNPEKEQILMGVLKSMSPTSLRRRGLANDLEQLAVIKEPALGDIRVPTLVVHGTDDHDVSMEHAVFTASSIPGAELYVVEGGFHIMPACICADEVTARKMAFLKKHRPADG; translated from the coding sequence ATGATGAAACAGGGCATCCTTAATGATGAGTTCTTCGTCTGGCGGCATGATCTGAAAAAAGAGCTCCGAGAACGCAGTTCGGTGGTGAAAACCGCGCGGGGACGGATCGAATTCGCTCTGAGCGGATACGCAGGCCCCTGGCTGGCGGGGTTGCATGGGGCACCGGGCGGATACGACCAGATATTCGCCCTGTACCCGGATATGCTTGATAAAGGCTTTCGTGTCCTGTCCTGGTCCAGGCCGGGATATCTCCGAACGCCGTTGAAAGTGGGAGAAACCTTCGAAGAGCAGGCAGACGCCCTGGCGGCCTTGATGGATTCCATCGGAATAGATCGGGCGGCCCTGCTTGCCTACTCGGCAGGAGGCCCTGTCGGTCTCCACTTCGCCCTCCGTCATCCCGACCGGATATGGGCCCTGATCATGGAATGCGCCGTCAGTAAACGGTACGTGATAGATCCCGGCAACGTGGAGGAAAAACTTCTCTATTCCCGGCTCATGTTCAATGATCCGATCAACTGGCTCATGAATCTTTTTGCACGCCATGAGCCTGAAATAACGTTCCGGTCAATGATAGACATGGAAAGCACGCTGAGTGAAGACAAGGTCAAGGCGGTTCTTTCGCGGATAATGCAAAACCCTGAAAAGGAACAAATTCTCATGGGGGTTCTGAAGTCCATGAGCCCCACAAGCCTTCGCCGGAGGGGACTTGCCAACGACCTGGAACAACTTGCCGTCATAAAGGAACCTGCTCTGGGGGACATACGGGTGCCGACCCTGGTGGTGCATGGAACGGACGATCACGATGTCTCCATGGAACACGCTGTGTTTACGGCATCATCGATCCCCGGAGCGGAGCTCTATGTCGTGGAAGGCGGGTTTCACATCATGCCCGCCTGTATATGTGCTGATGAAGTGACCGCCAGAAAGATGGCATTTCTCAAAAAGCACCGTCCCGCGGATGGGTAA